One stretch of Streptomyces agglomeratus DNA includes these proteins:
- a CDS encoding DUF3291 domain-containing protein, translating into MTTEPAAGPAYELAQVNISRLKFPLDSPELKDFVDALDPVNAAADSANGFVWRLQSDGGDATDLRIFGDDWLIVNMSVWRDTDALTAFMYQGRHRELLGRRNEWFERVKEAMTALWWVEAGRRPTVADAEKALVRLREQGPTPDAFTLRTPFPPPGGAPA; encoded by the coding sequence ATGACTACCGAACCCGCAGCCGGCCCCGCCTACGAACTCGCCCAAGTCAACATATCCCGCCTCAAGTTCCCGCTCGACTCGCCCGAGCTGAAGGACTTCGTGGACGCCCTCGACCCGGTGAACGCGGCCGCCGACAGCGCCAACGGGTTCGTGTGGCGGTTGCAGAGCGACGGGGGCGACGCGACGGACCTGCGGATCTTCGGGGACGACTGGCTGATCGTGAACATGTCGGTGTGGCGCGACACCGACGCCCTGACCGCCTTCATGTACCAGGGGCGGCACCGGGAACTGCTCGGCCGCCGCAACGAGTGGTTCGAGCGCGTCAAGGAGGCGATGACGGCGCTGTGGTGGGTGGAGGCGGGCCGCCGTCCGACGGTGGCGGACGCCGAGAAGGCGCTCGTGCGCCTGCGCGAACAGGGCCCGACGCCCGATGCCTTCACGCTGCGTACGCCGTTCCCGCCCCCCGGCGGCGCTCCGGCGTGA
- a CDS encoding ferritin-like domain-containing protein gives MSTQELYTNAPSDPLWQVPASGAARFSWEYDEGRARLLALYQKGKDKQWDGATRIDWDIEVDPYDPLGTPDEALSLYGTRHWAKMTEKDKGDLRRHYSSWQFSQFLHGEQGAMVCAARIVESVPDLDAKLYSATQTMDEARHAEIYSRFLHEKVGMLYPVNDSLQGLLGDTLRDSRWDMPYLGMQVLIEGLALAAFGMIRDTTDKPLPKQILAYVMQDEARHVAFGRMALRDYYKELSDAELREREEFVIEGCYLMRDRLRGVEVLENFGIPRQEAQELSEQSEFLHLFRKLLFSRIVPCVKDIGLWGERLQRAYLDMGVFEMGDSSLDLLMTQDEEIAEALDRQRFEAEDAARVAEIEKAMADGAA, from the coding sequence GTGTCGACGCAGGAGCTCTACACGAATGCCCCGTCGGACCCGCTCTGGCAGGTACCGGCCTCCGGTGCCGCGCGCTTCAGCTGGGAGTACGACGAAGGCCGTGCCCGCCTCCTCGCGCTGTACCAGAAGGGCAAGGACAAACAGTGGGACGGCGCCACCCGCATCGACTGGGACATCGAGGTCGACCCGTACGACCCGCTCGGCACGCCCGACGAGGCACTGAGCCTCTACGGCACGCGGCACTGGGCGAAGATGACCGAGAAGGACAAGGGCGACCTGCGCCGGCACTACTCCTCCTGGCAGTTCAGCCAGTTCCTGCACGGTGAGCAGGGCGCGATGGTGTGCGCGGCCCGGATCGTCGAGTCGGTCCCCGATCTCGACGCGAAGCTGTACTCCGCGACGCAGACCATGGACGAGGCCAGGCACGCGGAGATATACAGCCGCTTCCTCCACGAGAAGGTCGGGATGCTCTACCCGGTCAACGACAGCCTCCAGGGCCTGCTGGGCGACACCCTCCGCGACTCCCGCTGGGACATGCCGTACCTCGGCATGCAGGTCCTCATCGAGGGCCTCGCACTCGCCGCGTTCGGCATGATCCGTGACACCACGGACAAGCCGCTGCCCAAGCAGATCCTCGCGTACGTCATGCAGGACGAGGCCCGGCACGTGGCCTTCGGCCGGATGGCGCTGCGCGACTACTACAAGGAGCTGTCCGACGCCGAACTGCGCGAGCGCGAGGAGTTCGTCATCGAGGGCTGCTACCTCATGCGCGACCGGCTGCGCGGCGTGGAGGTGCTGGAGAACTTCGGCATCCCCCGGCAGGAGGCGCAGGAGCTCTCCGAGCAGTCCGAGTTCCTGCACCTCTTCCGCAAGCTCCTCTTCAGCCGCATCGTGCCGTGCGTCAAGGACATCGGGCTGTGGGGCGAGCGGTTGCAGAGGGCGTACCTCGACATGGGGGTGTTCGAGATGGGCGACTCCAGTCTGGATCTCCTCATGACCCAGGACGAGGAGATCGCGGAAGCGCTGGACCGGCAGCGCTTCGAGGCCGAGGACGCGGCGCGGGTAGCGGAGATAGAGAAGGCGATGGCCGACGGCGCGGCCTGA
- a CDS encoding AurF N-oxygenase family protein, giving the protein MTTVTERDVLRDALGLLKDREQVAERLLESSAKHSFDPETELDWAAPVEEGKWFWPPELVSLYDTPLWRKMSEEQRMDLARHEAASLASLGIWFEIILMQLLVRHIYDKSVTSNHVRYALTEIADECRHSMMFAKMIQKGGAPSYPVPRLYHNLARVLKTVSTTPGSFAATLLGEEILDWMQRLTFPDERVQTLVRGVTRIHVVEEARHVRYAREELRRQMVTAPAWERELTRVSCGEAARVFSTCFVNPKVYENVGLDRREAVAQVKASGHRTEVMQSGAKRLTDFLDDIGVLQGVGRRLWKSSGLLA; this is encoded by the coding sequence ATGACGACAGTGACCGAACGCGACGTACTCAGGGACGCACTCGGCCTCCTCAAGGACCGTGAGCAGGTCGCCGAGCGCCTGCTGGAGTCGTCCGCCAAGCACTCCTTCGACCCCGAGACGGAACTCGACTGGGCCGCCCCGGTCGAGGAGGGCAAGTGGTTCTGGCCGCCCGAGCTCGTGTCGCTCTACGACACCCCGCTGTGGCGGAAGATGTCCGAGGAGCAGCGCATGGACCTGGCCAGGCACGAGGCCGCGTCGCTCGCATCGCTCGGCATCTGGTTCGAGATCATCCTCATGCAGCTGCTGGTCCGGCACATCTACGACAAGTCCGTGACCAGCAATCACGTGCGCTACGCGCTCACCGAGATCGCCGACGAGTGCCGGCACTCGATGATGTTCGCCAAGATGATCCAGAAGGGCGGCGCCCCCTCGTACCCGGTGCCGCGCCTCTACCACAACCTCGCGCGCGTCCTGAAGACCGTCTCGACGACGCCGGGTTCGTTCGCGGCGACGCTCCTCGGCGAGGAGATCCTCGACTGGATGCAGCGGCTGACGTTCCCGGACGAGCGCGTCCAGACCCTCGTACGCGGCGTGACCCGCATCCACGTGGTCGAGGAGGCGCGCCACGTCCGGTACGCCCGCGAGGAACTGCGCCGCCAGATGGTGACCGCCCCGGCCTGGGAGCGCGAACTGACCCGGGTGAGCTGCGGTGAGGCCGCCCGCGTCTTCTCGACGTGCTTCGTCAACCCGAAGGTGTACGAGAACGTCGGCCTCGACCGCCGGGAGGCCGTCGCCCAGGTGAAGGCGAGCGGCCACCGCACGGAGGTCATGCAGAGCGGCGCCAAGCGGCTCACGGACTTCCTGGACGACATCGGCGTGCTCCAGGGCGTC